One Triticum dicoccoides isolate Atlit2015 ecotype Zavitan chromosome 5B, WEW_v2.0, whole genome shotgun sequence genomic window carries:
- the LOC119307096 gene encoding PI-PLC X domain-containing protein At5g67130-like, with protein sequence MGAAAAAAALVLVMAGLLGAAAASVGDKCSTSAGCGAGQWCFDCEPKLAGPHCARSTATNPFQLVNNSLPFNKYAYLTTHNSFAIAGEPSHTGIPRITFDNQEDTVTDQLNNGVRALMLDTYDFKGGVWLCHSSGGKCNDFTAFEPALDTFKEIEAFLSANPSEIITLILEDYVHAPNGLTNVFKASGLQKYWFPVSKMPKNGQEWPLVSEMVTSNQRLLVFTSARSKQVTEGIAYQWNFMVENNYGDDGMDAGKCSNRAESAPLNDKTKSLVLMNYFPSVPMKPTACLQHSRGLTGMSNTCYGSAGNRWANFIAVDYYKRSEGGGAFQATDLLNGMLLCGCQDVKACQRGSSVVCSA encoded by the exons AtgggggcagcagcagcagcagcagcactggTTCTGGTCATGGCTGGCCTCTTGGGAGCTGCAGCTGCCAGT GTAGGCGACAAGTGTTCGACGAGTGCCGGCTGCGGTGCCGGGCAGTGGTGCTTCGACTGCGAGCCGAAGCTCGCCGGCCCCCACTGCGCCCGCTCCACCGCCACCAACCCCTTCCAACTCGTT AATAACTCGTTGCCATTCAATAAGTACGCCTACCTCACGACGCACAATTCATTCGCGATTGCTGGGGAACCGTCGCACACCGGAATTCCACGCATCACCTTCGACAACCAGGAGGATACAGTCACCGATCAGTTAAAT AATGGCGTTCGCGCGCTAATGCTCGACACATATGACTTCAAAGGAGGTGTATGGTTGTGCCATTCCAGTGGAGGCAAATGCAACGATTTTACTGCATTT GAACCGGCATTGGACACATTCAAGGAAATTGAGGCGTTTCTTTCTGCCAACCCATCTGAAATCATTACGTTGATCCTGGAAGACTATGTTCACGCGCCAAATGGCCTGACGAACGTGTTCAAGGCCTCTGGTCTGCAAAAGTACTGGTTTCCAGTGTCAAAAATGCCAAAGAATGGTCAGGAGTGGCCTCTTGTCAGCGAAATGGTCACAAGCAACCAGCGCCTCCTTGTGTTCACCTCtgccagatcgaagcaagtcacagAAGGAATCGCGTACCAGTGGAATTTCATGGTTGAGAACAATT ATGGCGACGATGGAATGGATGCTGGCAAATGCTCGAACCGTGCGGAGTCCGCGCCCCTCAACGACAAGACCAAGTCACTGGTCCTCATGAACTACTTCCCATCTGTCCCAATGAAGCCGACTGCGTGTTTGCAGCACTCCAGGGGCCTCACTGGCATGTCTAACACATGCTACGGCTCAGCTGGAAACCGATGGGCTAATTTCATCGCAGTTGATTACTACAAG AGAAGCGAGGGAGGGGGCGCGTTCCAAGCCACCGATCTGCTCAACGGCATGCTCCTGTGTGGATGCCAGGACGTCAAGGCTTGCCAG CGAGGATCTAGTGTAGTATGCTCTGCCTGA